The following proteins come from a genomic window of Nicotiana tomentosiformis chromosome 12, ASM39032v3, whole genome shotgun sequence:
- the LOC104104589 gene encoding aspartic proteinase Asp1 — MKGKWKVPFWVLLALYCLLLSQSFKGCFSAFSLPRPSWKKQSQFGSSLVFPLAGNVYPKGYYQVTINVGQPPKPYFLDIDTGSDLTWLQCDAPCAKCAPAPHSLYKPNKNIVKCKDPVCASLHLPANHHCHTPDEQCDYEVEYADHGSSLGVLVKDAFPLRFTNGSTVSPPLVFGCGYNQEVPASTPAPFTDGILGLGNGKSSVLSQLSSLGLIRHVVGHCLSGQGGGFLFFGDDVLPSSGIVWTPIVRASSEKHYSLGPADLLFSGQATGIKGIPIIFDSGSTYSYFNSDAYKILVSSIKKDINTKQLTEAVDDKSLPVCWKGSKSFKSIHDAKSYFKPLTLSFTKAKNVQLQLSPEAYLVRTEHGNICLGILDGSEVGLGNYNIIGDISMVDKMVIYDNEKQQIGWVPANCNKLP, encoded by the exons ggaaaatggaaagtaCCTTTTTGGGTGCTATTGGCGTTGTACTGTCTACTTCTATCTCAGTCGTTTAAGGGTTGTTTTTCTGCCTTTAGTCTGCCTCGTCCCTCTTGGAAGAAACAGTCCCAGTTTGGTTCCTCTCTTGTTTTTCCTCTAGCTGGAAACGTGTATCCTAAAGG GTATTATCAGGTGACAATCAATGTTGGCCAACCTCCCAAACCTTACTTTCTTGATATAGACACTGGTAGTGATCTCACTTGGCTTCAGTGTGATGCACCTTGTGCCAAATGCGCTCCG GCTCCTCACAGTCTGTACAAACCGAATAAAAATATTGTCAAGTGTAAGGATCCTGTATGTGCATCCCTTCACTTGCCTGCAAACCATCACTGTCACACCCCTGACGAGCAATGCGACTATGAGGTTGAGTATGCAGATCATGGTTCGTCGTTGGGAGTTCTGGTGAAAGACGCATTTCCACTAAGATTCACTAATGGTAGCACCGTTTCACCTCCTCTAGTGTTTGG TTGTGGGTACAATCAAGAAGTGCCAGCCTCTACTCCTGCACCTTTTACCGATGGAATTCTTGGTCTAGGAAATGGAAAATCAAGCGTTCTATCACAGCTGAGTAGCTTGGGTCTTATCCGGCATGTAGTAGGTCACTGTTTAAGCGGGCAAGGTGGAGGTTTTCTTTTCTTTGGAGATGATGTCCTCCCGTCTTCTGGGATTGTTTGGACACCTATTGTGCGTGCATCTTCAGA GAAACACTATTCTTTGGGACCTGCAGATCTCCTATTCAGTGGGCAGGCAACTGGAATAAAGGGTATACCAATAATTTTTGACAGCGGAAGTACTTACAGTTACTTTAATTCTGACGCTTACAAAATTCTGGTGTCTTCG ATTAAGAAAGACATAAATACAAAGCAGCTGACCGAGGCAGTGGACGACAAAAGCTTACCTGTCTGCTGGAAAggctccaaaagcttcaaatccaTTCATGATGCCAAGAGCTACTTCAAGCCATTAACACTTAGTTTCACAAAAGCTAAAAATGTTCAGCTTCAACTGTCACCTGAGGCCTATCTTGTTCGAACT GAGCATGGCAATATATGCTTAGGCATATTGGATGGTTCTGAGGTTGGATTAGGAAATTATAATATCATTGGAG ATATTTCTATGGTAGACAAAATGGTGATTTACGACAACGAGAAACAACAGATTGGTTGGGTTCCAGCAAACTGCAACAAGCTTCCATAG